One segment of Arcanobacterium phocae DNA contains the following:
- the rplE gene encoding 50S ribosomal protein L5 yields MTPRLKTKYADEIRSKMNDEFKYANIHQIPGLEKIVVNMGVGDAARDSKVLEGAIADITAITGQKPQINRARKSIAQFKLREGQAIGCHVTMRGDRMWEFLDRLLATALPRIRDFRGLSSKQFDGHGNYTFGLTEQSVFHEIDQDKIDRVRGMDITVVTTAKTDDEGRALLRHLGFPFKED; encoded by the coding sequence ATTACTCCGCGTTTGAAGACTAAGTACGCTGACGAAATTCGTTCTAAGATGAACGATGAGTTCAAGTATGCAAATATCCATCAAATTCCTGGACTCGAGAAGATCGTAGTCAATATGGGCGTTGGTGATGCGGCTCGTGACTCTAAGGTATTGGAAGGCGCTATCGCTGATATCACCGCTATTACCGGTCAGAAGCCACAGATCAACCGAGCTCGTAAGTCTATCGCTCAGTTCAAGCTTCGTGAAGGACAGGCAATTGGTTGTCATGTAACTATGCGTGGCGACCGTATGTGGGAGTTCTTAGATCGTCTTCTCGCAACCGCATTGCCACGTATCCGCGACTTCCGCGGCCTTTCGTCAAAGCAGTTTGATGGACATGGTAACTACACATTCGGTTTGACTGAACAGTCCGTATTCCACGAGATTGATCAGGATAAGATCGATCGCGTTCGTGGTATGGATATCACCGTTGTGACAACCGCAAAGACTGACGACGAGGGACGTGCATTGTTGCGTCACCTTGGATTCCCGTTCAAGGAGGACTGA
- a CDS encoding type Z 30S ribosomal protein S14, whose protein sequence is MAKTSLKVKAARKPKFAVRAYTRCQRCGRPHSVYRKFGLCRICLREMAHRGELPGVTKSSW, encoded by the coding sequence ATGGCAAAGACCTCATTAAAGGTAAAGGCTGCACGCAAGCCTAAGTTCGCCGTCCGCGCTTACACACGGTGTCAGCGTTGCGGCCGTCCACACTCGGTATACCGCAAGTTCGGCTTGTGCCGTATCTGCTTGCGCGAGATGGCTCACCGTGGTGAACTGCCCGGTGTTACGAAGTCCAGCTGGTAA
- the rpsH gene encoding 30S ribosomal protein S8: MSMTDPIADMLTRLRNANSAFHESVSMPYSKMKANIANILQREGYIADYIVEDAKVGKTLTLNLKFGPNRERSLAGLRRISKPGLRVYAKSTNLPQVLGGLGVAILSTSSGLLTDREAKDKGVGGEVLAYIW, translated from the coding sequence ATGTCTATGACAGACCCAATTGCAGATATGCTCACGCGTCTGCGCAACGCCAATTCGGCGTTCCATGAGTCGGTTTCGATGCCGTACTCGAAGATGAAGGCAAATATCGCTAACATCCTTCAGCGTGAGGGTTACATCGCCGACTATATTGTCGAAGATGCCAAGGTGGGCAAGACGCTCACTCTGAACTTGAAGTTCGGTCCAAACCGCGAGCGTTCGCTTGCTGGCTTGCGCCGTATTTCAAAGCCGGGTCTTCGCGTTTACGCGAAGTCCACCAATCTTCCTCAGGTTCTCGGCGGACTCGGCGTAGCGATTTTGTCTACGTCTTCAGGTCTGCTAACTGATCGTGAGGCCAAGGACAAGGGCGTAGGTGGGGAAGTCCTCGCCTACATCTGGTAA
- the rplF gene encoding 50S ribosomal protein L6, whose product MSRIGKLPIAIPAGVEVMIDGDVVTVKGPKGELVHNVPAPITVEIEENAVVVRRPNDERVSRSLHGLTRTLIANNILGVTEGFTKALEIVGTGYRVVAKGKDLEFSLGYSHTIFVEAPEGISFAVEAPTKFSISGINKQQVGEMAARIRKLRKPEPYKGKGIRYAGEHVRRKAGKAGK is encoded by the coding sequence ATGTCTCGTATTGGTAAGCTCCCAATTGCTATCCCTGCTGGCGTCGAGGTCATGATCGACGGCGATGTTGTCACCGTAAAAGGCCCTAAGGGAGAATTGGTTCACAACGTTCCAGCTCCTATCACCGTTGAGATTGAGGAGAACGCTGTTGTCGTTCGTCGCCCAAATGACGAGCGAGTATCTCGTTCACTCCATGGTCTCACTCGGACGCTGATCGCTAACAACATCCTTGGTGTAACTGAAGGTTTTACTAAGGCTCTCGAAATCGTGGGTACTGGATACCGTGTTGTCGCTAAGGGCAAGGATCTCGAATTCTCGCTCGGTTACTCCCACACCATCTTTGTTGAGGCTCCAGAAGGTATCTCTTTTGCTGTCGAAGCTCCAACAAAGTTCTCGATTAGCGGTATCAACAAGCAACAAGTCGGCGAGATGGCAGCTCGCATTCGCAAGCTTCGCAAGCCTGAGCCTTACAAGGGTAAGGGTATTCGCTATGCTGGTGAACACGTTCGCCGTAAGGCCGGAAAGGCTGGTAAGTGA
- the rplR gene encoding 50S ribosomal protein L18, with protein MAVTPKGKGKFVSRTRRHIRLRKRITGTSERPRLVVTRSNRHMVAQVIDDTVGKTLVSASTLEVDLRASSDSKVHKAHVVGELVGKRALEAGISAVVFDRGGNKYHGRVAAVAEGAREAGLTL; from the coding sequence ATGGCTGTTACTCCAAAGGGCAAGGGCAAGTTCGTTTCACGTACTCGCCGTCATATCCGACTACGCAAGCGTATTACCGGTACTTCCGAACGTCCACGTTTGGTTGTTACTCGGTCAAATCGTCACATGGTTGCGCAGGTTATCGACGATACTGTGGGCAAGACACTCGTGTCTGCGTCCACTCTTGAAGTTGATTTGCGCGCCTCATCCGATTCCAAGGTTCACAAAGCACACGTCGTCGGCGAGCTCGTCGGCAAGCGTGCACTTGAGGCCGGCATCTCCGCCGTCGTGTTTGATCGCGGTGGTAACAAGTATCATGGTCGTGTCGCTGCAGTTGCAGAAGGCGCCCGTGAAGCTGGTTTGACCCTGTAA
- the rpsE gene encoding 30S ribosomal protein S5 — translation MAAQQRGRAAGSENDGSRNERNNRRDDRRGDRRTDRRAEDRNAYIERVVTINRVAKTVKGGRRMSFTALVVVGDGNGTVGVGYGKAKEVPAAIAKGTEEAKKNFFKVPLIGTTIPHLVQARDAAGVVLLRPASAGTGVIAGGPVRAIMECAGIHDVLSKSLGSSNAINIVRGTIAALKQLEQPEAVAARRGLPLDDVAPKSMLLKRTEHEAKEREDAELEAQRAENEAAAAGVGA, via the coding sequence ATGGCTGCACAGCAGCGAGGACGAGCCGCTGGCTCGGAGAACGACGGCTCGCGCAACGAGCGTAATAACCGTCGTGATGATCGCCGTGGCGATCGTCGAACCGATCGTCGCGCCGAAGATCGAAACGCTTACATTGAGCGCGTCGTGACGATTAACCGCGTCGCTAAGACCGTTAAAGGTGGACGTCGCATGTCCTTCACTGCACTTGTTGTGGTTGGAGACGGCAACGGCACTGTAGGTGTTGGCTACGGCAAGGCAAAGGAAGTACCTGCTGCAATTGCTAAGGGTACCGAGGAAGCAAAGAAGAACTTCTTCAAGGTTCCGCTCATTGGCACTACCATTCCACATTTGGTCCAAGCCCGTGACGCTGCTGGCGTCGTGTTGCTCCGTCCAGCATCTGCTGGTACTGGTGTTATCGCAGGCGGTCCAGTTCGTGCAATTATGGAGTGTGCCGGAATCCATGACGTTCTTTCAAAGTCGCTCGGATCATCCAATGCCATTAACATTGTGCGTGGAACTATCGCAGCATTGAAGCAACTCGAACAGCCTGAGGCTGTCGCGGCTCGCCGTGGCTTGCCACTTGATGATGTTGCTCCTAAGTCAATGTTACTCAAGCGCACAGAACATGAAGCCAAGGAACGCGAAGACGCTGAGCTCGAAGCACAACGTGCCGAGAACGAAGCTGCCGCTGCAGGAGTTGGTGCATGA
- the rpmD gene encoding 50S ribosomal protein L30 produces MMKLKITQTKGLVGTKQNQKDTVRSLGLHKIHQSVIREDTPVVRGMIRTVAHLVTVEEVA; encoded by the coding sequence ATGATGAAACTCAAGATTACTCAGACCAAAGGTCTCGTAGGAACTAAGCAGAATCAAAAAGATACGGTTCGGTCGCTTGGTTTGCACAAGATCCACCAGTCAGTTATTCGCGAAGATACCCCGGTTGTCCGCGGTATGATTCGTACGGTAGCTCACTTGGTTACTGTGGAGGAGGTTGCCTGA
- the rplO gene encoding 50S ribosomal protein L15 translates to MADVLKIHDLRPAPGANKARTRVGRGEGSKGKTAGRGTKGTKARYQVKAGFEGGQMPMHMRLPKLRGFKNPARIEYQVVNLNKLESLFPEGGTVTVDDLVAKGAVRANKLVKILGTGEINVKVNVTVDAWSASAKEKIEAAGGSLEQR, encoded by the coding sequence ATGGCTGACGTTCTAAAGATTCATGATCTTCGCCCAGCACCCGGCGCCAACAAAGCTCGCACTCGTGTGGGCCGTGGTGAAGGTTCAAAGGGTAAGACTGCTGGTCGTGGTACTAAAGGTACTAAGGCACGTTACCAGGTTAAAGCTGGTTTCGAAGGTGGACAGATGCCTATGCATATGCGTCTTCCTAAGCTCCGTGGTTTCAAGAACCCGGCTCGCATCGAATACCAAGTTGTTAACTTGAACAAGCTTGAGTCGCTTTTCCCAGAAGGCGGAACCGTTACCGTCGATGATCTCGTAGCTAAGGGCGCAGTTCGTGCTAACAAGCTCGTTAAGATTCTCGGTACTGGTGAAATTAACGTTAAAGTTAACGTTACTGTCGATGCTTGGTCTGCTTCTGCAAAAGAAAAGATCGAAGCTGCTGGTGGCTCACTAGAACAGCGATGA
- the secY gene encoding preprotein translocase subunit SecY: MLHALISAFRTPDLRAKLLFTVMIMVIYRLGTFIPAPFVSYKNVTKCLDEAGSEGLLTLINMFSGGAMLKLAVFALGIMPYITASIIVQLMKVVIPRFEELSKEGQTGQAKLTEYTRYLTIFLAILQSSVTVSVANGALFQNCTVDPIPEPSAVKFIIAILAMTAGTGLIMWMAELITERGVGNGMSLLIFTGIAANFPAMLGNISQSNHGWFGVLIVLGMFLAITVVVVFVEQSQRRIPVQYAKRVVGRRTYGGTSTYIPLKLNMANVIPVIFASSILSMPTMFAQFSTAQEGWAAWVRTYFAPHSFWYLVVYFFLILFFAFFYTSITFDPEEVADNMKRYGGFVPGIRAGQPTADYLRYVINRITWVGALYLAIVALIPQIVFTQMGLTTFSFGGTSIIILVGVGLQTVKDIDAQLQQRHYEGFLR; encoded by the coding sequence TTGCTACACGCACTGATCTCAGCCTTCCGTACCCCAGACTTGCGAGCTAAGCTCCTCTTCACTGTGATGATCATGGTGATTTACCGTCTCGGTACTTTTATTCCAGCACCTTTTGTTTCATATAAGAATGTGACCAAATGTCTTGACGAAGCTGGTAGCGAAGGATTACTTACATTAATCAATATGTTCTCGGGCGGAGCAATGCTCAAGCTTGCGGTATTTGCGCTCGGAATCATGCCCTACATTACGGCATCGATTATCGTTCAATTGATGAAAGTAGTGATTCCTCGGTTTGAAGAACTGTCGAAGGAAGGCCAAACTGGACAGGCTAAGCTGACTGAATATACTCGCTATCTCACGATCTTTTTGGCGATTCTGCAGTCTTCAGTTACAGTCTCCGTAGCCAATGGAGCACTGTTCCAGAACTGCACTGTCGATCCGATCCCAGAACCTTCTGCAGTTAAATTTATTATTGCAATTTTGGCAATGACGGCAGGAACCGGTTTGATCATGTGGATGGCTGAGCTGATTACCGAGCGTGGTGTTGGAAACGGTATGTCTTTGCTTATTTTCACCGGTATCGCGGCTAACTTCCCGGCAATGCTTGGCAATATTAGCCAATCTAACCATGGCTGGTTTGGTGTGCTTATCGTACTCGGTATGTTCTTAGCAATCACGGTGGTTGTTGTTTTCGTAGAACAGTCCCAGCGTCGTATCCCAGTTCAATACGCAAAGCGCGTGGTTGGCCGTCGTACCTATGGTGGTACATCGACGTACATCCCGCTTAAACTTAATATGGCGAATGTTATTCCAGTCATCTTTGCGTCATCGATTTTGTCGATGCCTACGATGTTTGCTCAGTTCTCAACAGCTCAGGAGGGTTGGGCTGCTTGGGTGCGTACCTACTTTGCGCCCCACTCGTTCTGGTACTTGGTTGTTTACTTCTTCCTAATCCTGTTCTTCGCGTTCTTCTACACGTCGATTACTTTTGATCCTGAAGAAGTCGCAGACAATATGAAACGTTACGGTGGATTTGTGCCTGGTATCCGTGCAGGCCAGCCAACTGCAGATTATCTGCGGTACGTCATCAACCGTATAACTTGGGTTGGTGCCCTGTATTTGGCCATTGTTGCGCTTATTCCACAGATCGTCTTTACCCAAATGGGTTTGACGACGTTCAGCTTTGGCGGAACGTCAATCATCATCCTCGTTGGTGTTGGACTACAGACTGTTAAAGACATTGATGCCCAACTCCAGCAACGTCACTATGAAGGATTCCTACGATGA
- a CDS encoding adenylate kinase yields the protein MSFRLILTGAPGAGKGTQAGAVSEALGIPAISTGEIFRAEIANKSDIGLEAQRYISAGNLVPDTVTNEIVRRRLAQPDTVNGFLLDGYPRTLEQIEALDSMLAENDQSMDAMIVIAIPDEEVEGRLLKRAEIEGRADDTPEVIAHRVAVYHEATEPIIEAYRKRGKLVTIDGIGTIEEVRSRIVAGVKESLGIN from the coding sequence ATGAGTTTTCGTTTGATTCTTACTGGAGCTCCGGGAGCAGGCAAAGGGACCCAGGCCGGTGCAGTTTCCGAAGCGCTCGGTATTCCAGCTATTTCGACTGGTGAAATCTTCCGTGCTGAAATCGCTAACAAATCAGATATTGGTCTGGAAGCACAGCGCTACATTAGTGCAGGAAATTTGGTTCCGGATACAGTTACCAATGAAATAGTTCGCCGACGCTTGGCGCAACCCGATACAGTTAATGGTTTCTTGTTGGACGGTTATCCACGTACTCTCGAGCAGATCGAAGCACTCGACTCTATGCTGGCAGAAAACGATCAGAGCATGGATGCAATGATTGTTATTGCTATTCCAGATGAAGAAGTCGAAGGCCGGTTGCTTAAGCGTGCGGAGATTGAGGGACGCGCTGATGATACGCCTGAGGTAATTGCACATCGTGTAGCCGTTTACCACGAAGCTACCGAACCGATTATTGAAGCATATCGCAAGCGTGGCAAACTGGTCACTATTGATGGTATAGGTACCATCGAAGAAGTACGTTCACGAATCGTCGCCGGTGTTAAGGAAAGTCTAGGCATCAACTGA
- the map gene encoding type I methionyl aminopeptidase has product MENKIQYKTNEQIVKMRTAGLVVAQIHAALRAAVKPGVTTADMDRVALNVLIRNGARSNFFGYYDYPGQICTSVNDEIVHGIPGSRVLAPGDLVSFDCGAVVDGWHADACISVVVPGGDPHVTAAREELSAITRESMWVGIAAMATGKRVGDIGDAIDDYVESLDGELRPDIVLDYTGHGIGDAMHQDPEVLNYSIDGRTPKLKPGMVLCIEPMLTAGYQDNHTLADEWTVVTDDGKDACHWEHMIALHKGGIWVLTEPDGGAAELERFGIKIAPLA; this is encoded by the coding sequence GTGGAAAATAAAATCCAATATAAAACTAATGAACAAATTGTTAAGATGCGTACCGCGGGGCTGGTTGTTGCGCAAATTCACGCCGCATTGCGTGCAGCTGTTAAACCAGGGGTGACGACGGCGGACATGGACCGAGTTGCACTGAATGTTTTGATTAGAAACGGTGCGCGTTCTAACTTTTTTGGGTACTACGATTATCCGGGCCAAATTTGTACTTCTGTTAATGATGAAATCGTGCATGGTATTCCTGGTTCGCGAGTACTTGCGCCAGGAGACTTGGTTTCTTTCGATTGTGGTGCGGTTGTTGATGGTTGGCACGCGGATGCATGTATTAGTGTTGTGGTTCCGGGCGGCGATCCGCACGTCACTGCAGCACGTGAAGAATTAAGTGCTATCACTCGGGAATCCATGTGGGTCGGTATTGCCGCAATGGCAACAGGTAAACGAGTAGGTGATATCGGTGATGCTATCGATGATTATGTGGAGTCTCTAGATGGTGAACTTCGTCCGGATATTGTTCTTGACTATACTGGCCATGGAATAGGTGATGCCATGCATCAAGATCCTGAAGTTCTCAACTATTCTATTGATGGGCGTACCCCTAAGCTAAAGCCAGGAATGGTGCTGTGTATCGAGCCGATGCTCACCGCGGGCTATCAGGATAATCATACGCTTGCAGACGAGTGGACCGTTGTTACCGACGACGGAAAAGACGCTTGTCATTGGGAACATATGATTGCCCTTCATAAGGGCGGAATCTGGGTGTTGACAGAACCTGACGGGGGAGCGGCTGAACTAGAACGCTTCGGAATTAAGATCGCGCCGCTGGCCTAA
- the infA gene encoding translation initiation factor IF-1, protein MAKKEGVIEIEGVVVEALPNAMFRVELDNGHVVLGHISGKMRQHYIKILPEDRVVVELTPYDLTRGRIVYRHK, encoded by the coding sequence ATGGCGAAAAAAGAAGGCGTCATTGAAATTGAAGGTGTTGTCGTTGAAGCACTGCCAAATGCAATGTTTCGCGTAGAACTAGATAACGGGCACGTAGTGCTCGGGCACATCTCAGGGAAGATGCGTCAGCACTACATCAAGATCCTTCCGGAGGACCGTGTGGTTGTTGAGCTTACGCCCTACGACTTAACACGTGGTCGTATCGTATATCGCCACAAGTAA
- the rpmJ gene encoding 50S ribosomal protein L36, producing the protein MKVKPSVKRICDNCKVIRRHGRVMVICDNPRHKQRQG; encoded by the coding sequence ATGAAGGTCAAGCCAAGCGTTAAGCGCATTTGCGATAACTGCAAGGTTATTCGTCGGCACGGTCGAGTCATGGTTATCTGTGACAACCCACGCCATAAGCAGCGTCAGGGCTAA
- the rpsM gene encoding 30S ribosomal protein S13 — MARLSGVDLPREKRVEIALTYIFGIGHTRALESLAATGVNPDTRVKDLTEDDLVKLKNHIDENYKVEGDLRREIQADIRRKIEIGSYQGLRHRRGLPVHGQRTKTNARTRKGPKRTVAGKKK; from the coding sequence ATGGCACGTCTATCTGGTGTCGATCTCCCTCGTGAGAAGCGAGTAGAGATTGCACTCACCTACATTTTCGGCATTGGTCACACCCGTGCGCTAGAGTCCCTCGCCGCTACTGGCGTTAATCCGGACACTCGTGTTAAGGATCTGACTGAAGATGATCTCGTCAAGCTGAAGAACCACATCGACGAAAACTACAAGGTCGAAGGTGATCTCCGTCGTGAGATTCAGGCTGACATTCGTCGCAAGATTGAGATTGGTTCTTACCAAGGTCTCCGTCACCGCCGAGGCCTTCCGGTTCACGGTCAGCGTACCAAGACAAACGCTCGTACTCGTAAGGGTCCAAAGCGTACCGTTGCAGGTAAGAAGAAGTAA
- the rpsK gene encoding 30S ribosomal protein S11 produces MPPKTQRRPRRTMRKNVLTGQAHIKSTFNNTIVSITDPNGEVIAQTSSGMVGFKGSRKSTPYAAQLAAENAARRAMEAGMKKVDVFVKGPGSGRETAIRSLTASGLEVTSISDVTPQAHNGCRPPKRRRV; encoded by the coding sequence ATGCCACCAAAGACTCAGCGTCGTCCGCGCCGCACAATGCGAAAGAACGTATTAACTGGCCAGGCGCATATTAAGTCCACGTTTAACAACACGATCGTGTCGATCACCGACCCTAATGGCGAAGTTATTGCCCAGACATCCTCTGGCATGGTTGGCTTCAAGGGCTCGCGTAAATCTACTCCATACGCTGCACAGCTTGCTGCAGAAAATGCTGCACGTCGCGCAATGGAAGCAGGTATGAAGAAGGTTGATGTTTTCGTCAAGGGTCCAGGCTCTGGTCGTGAAACTGCTATTCGTTCCCTGACAGCTTCCGGTCTTGAAGTTACCTCAATTTCTGATGTAACTCCTCAAGCACACAACGGCTGCCGTCCTCCCAAGCGCCGTCGCGTTTGA
- a CDS encoding DNA-directed RNA polymerase subunit alpha, with amino-acid sequence MIIEQRPTLTEDKLSDTRSRFTLNPLEPGFGYTLGNSLRRTLLSSIPGAAVTSIHIDGVLHEFSTIEGVKEDVAQIILNLKDLVVTSENDEPVQMYLRKAGPGEVTAADITPPAGVEIHNPELLIATLNEKGKLEIDLTVERGRGYVSAQQNNSPDYEIGRIPVDSIYSPVVKVSYKVEATRVGQRTDFDKLIVDVETKPSMAPRDAFASAGKTLVELFGLTAELNQEVEGLELKEAPVVEQQSSDLQRPITILNLPARSQNCLQREGIHTIGELVLRSEADLLDIRNFGAKSIEDVKDELAKLDLRLKDSPAGFMSGFGDETYGMHFSDETQA; translated from the coding sequence GTGATCATTGAACAGCGTCCTACGCTAACCGAAGATAAGCTTTCGGATACCCGTTCGCGGTTCACGCTTAACCCGCTTGAGCCAGGTTTCGGCTACACACTCGGTAACTCGCTTCGTCGTACACTGCTATCGTCCATTCCAGGCGCTGCCGTGACGTCGATTCATATCGATGGTGTGCTTCATGAGTTTTCAACCATTGAGGGCGTTAAAGAAGATGTCGCCCAGATCATTTTGAACCTCAAAGATCTGGTTGTTACTTCGGAAAATGACGAGCCAGTGCAGATGTATCTGCGCAAGGCTGGTCCAGGGGAAGTAACTGCGGCAGATATTACGCCACCAGCTGGAGTTGAAATTCATAACCCAGAGCTGCTTATCGCAACGTTGAATGAAAAGGGCAAGCTCGAGATTGATCTGACTGTTGAACGTGGCCGTGGCTATGTTTCAGCACAGCAGAACAACTCGCCAGACTACGAAATTGGTCGTATCCCAGTTGACTCGATCTATTCACCAGTCGTGAAGGTTTCGTACAAGGTGGAAGCTACTCGTGTTGGTCAGCGTACCGACTTCGACAAACTGATCGTCGACGTCGAGACAAAGCCGTCCATGGCGCCTCGTGATGCTTTTGCTTCAGCAGGTAAGACTCTCGTTGAACTGTTTGGTTTGACAGCTGAGTTGAACCAGGAAGTCGAAGGCCTCGAGTTGAAGGAAGCTCCTGTTGTTGAACAGCAGTCTTCTGATTTGCAACGACCAATTACCATTCTTAACCTACCGGCACGTTCGCAGAATTGCTTGCAGCGTGAAGGTATCCATACAATCGGTGAGCTGGTGCTTCGTTCTGAGGCTGACCTGCTTGATATTCGTAACTTTGGTGCGAAGTCGATTGAAGACGTTAAGGATGAGCTGGCAAAGCTTGACTTGCGTCTAAAGGATTCACCGGCTGGTTTCATGTCCGGCTTCGGTGATGAAACGTACGGAATGCACTTCAGTGACGAAACGCAGGCCTGA
- the rplQ gene encoding 50S ribosomal protein L17, with translation MPRPAKGPRLGGSPAHERLIIANLCKSLIHNESVVTTEAKAKRVRPHIEKLITKAKKGDTHNRRLALKVLGSRETAYILFEELAPKFANREGGYTRIVKLPNRKGDNAPMAEISLVLEPVSPKQAVVKEAEKAAEKAADEAPVAEAEEVEAAEEK, from the coding sequence ATGCCACGTCCCGCTAAGGGTCCACGCTTGGGTGGTAGCCCAGCGCACGAGCGTCTCATCATTGCAAACCTCTGCAAGTCGCTCATTCACAATGAATCGGTCGTAACAACCGAGGCTAAGGCCAAGCGTGTTCGTCCACATATCGAAAAGCTCATCACCAAGGCTAAGAAGGGCGATACTCACAATCGTCGTCTTGCACTGAAGGTTTTGGGCTCGCGCGAAACTGCATACATTCTTTTTGAAGAGCTTGCACCAAAGTTCGCGAACCGTGAGGGTGGATACACTCGCATTGTTAAGCTTCCAAACCGCAAGGGTGACAACGCCCCAATGGCCGAAATCTCGCTCGTTCTCGAGCCAGTTTCACCAAAGCAGGCTGTTGTTAAGGAAGCTGAGAAGGCTGCTGAAAAGGCTGCTGACGAAGCCCCAGTTGCTGAAGCTGAAGAAGTCGAAGCTGCTGAAGAAAAGTGA
- a CDS encoding ROK family protein: MRKRAFCDSVEVMTAGSHIQPHDPNSGFDTLSLDFGGSRVKSAVLDRQGNHLGTYFVDVVDYPFTPQLMIETVIEHAQRHAVTCQRVTIGMPGIVRDGIVIHTPHYIRPAGPGGNVDPQLQEAWKNADIQKLVENACHLPTLVVNDAIVAAAATIQGHGSELILTLGTGLGIAFAVNGRLTEHIEVSHAPSPIGGTFDDVVGAINLPDTDSAQWSHHISQVIDALWPMYRWDTLYIGGGNALKLTDQVRASLSERGATFLDYEAGARGGSATWQYVPHITRGACD; this comes from the coding sequence ATGCGTAAGCGCGCATTTTGCGATAGCGTCGAAGTCATGACTGCAGGATCCCATATTCAGCCCCATGATCCCAACTCGGGATTTGACACGCTGAGTCTAGATTTTGGTGGCTCACGAGTTAAATCTGCCGTATTAGATCGCCAGGGCAACCATCTCGGCACATATTTTGTTGATGTTGTCGACTACCCGTTCACCCCGCAATTGATGATAGAAACCGTGATTGAGCATGCACAGCGCCATGCCGTCACATGCCAGCGAGTTACTATCGGCATGCCCGGAATCGTGCGCGACGGCATCGTCATCCATACCCCGCATTACATTCGTCCTGCTGGGCCGGGCGGGAACGTGGATCCACAATTGCAAGAGGCGTGGAAAAACGCTGATATCCAGAAACTTGTTGAGAACGCCTGCCATCTACCTACGCTCGTTGTCAACGACGCCATAGTTGCGGCCGCAGCAACAATTCAGGGACATGGTAGCGAGCTTATTCTTACCTTAGGTACTGGTTTAGGCATTGCCTTTGCTGTTAATGGCAGACTTACGGAACACATAGAAGTGTCTCACGCCCCAAGCCCGATTGGAGGAACGTTCGACGACGTCGTCGGCGCTATCAACCTTCCAGACACCGACTCAGCGCAATGGTCACACCACATCAGCCAAGTAATTGACGCTCTGTGGCCTATGTACCGGTGGGATACGCTTTACATCGGTGGCGGTAATGCGCTCAAACTTACTGACCAGGTGCGGGCATCTCTTAGCGAGCGTGGGGCTACTTTCTTAGATTATGAAGCAGGCGCACGAGGCGGTAGCGCAACCTGGCAATACGTCCCGCATATCACGCGCGGCGCTTGCGACTAA